A part of Silvimonas soli genomic DNA contains:
- the scpB gene encoding SMC-Scp complex subunit ScpB: MSTSVSTSSLYDRAHMQKVLETALLVAPEPLSLASLKILFAEEIPGALINELLEEIQQSWSGRGVELIKVASGWRFRARLEMQPYLERLNPERPPRYSRAVMETLAIIAYKQPVTRGDIEEIRGVTVSSQIIQTLKERGWLDVIGHKEVPGRPELLGTTKQFLDDLGLAGLAALPPLQELGNMVLPGSGDATTE; this comes from the coding sequence ATGAGCACCTCTGTATCCACTTCCAGTCTTTATGACCGAGCCCACATGCAAAAAGTGCTGGAAACAGCGCTGCTGGTGGCGCCAGAGCCGTTGTCGCTGGCTTCGCTAAAAATCCTGTTTGCCGAGGAAATCCCCGGTGCTTTGATTAACGAACTGCTGGAAGAAATCCAGCAATCGTGGTCAGGGCGTGGCGTAGAGCTGATCAAGGTGGCGTCTGGCTGGCGTTTTCGCGCGCGGCTGGAAATGCAGCCCTATCTGGAAAGGCTCAACCCGGAGCGCCCACCACGCTATTCGCGTGCAGTGATGGAAACGCTCGCCATCATCGCCTACAAACAGCCGGTTACCCGTGGCGACATTGAAGAAATTCGCGGCGTAACGGTATCCAGTCAGATCATCCAGACGTTGAAAGAACGCGGCTGGCTGGATGTGATTGGCCATAAAGAAGTCCCGGGCCGTCCTGAGTTGCTCGGCACTACCAAACAATTCCTGGATGATCTGGGGCTGGCTGGCCTGGCTGCACTGCCGCCACTACAAGAACTTGGCAATATGGTGTTGCCTGGCTCTGGCGATGCCACCACTGAGTAA